One Glycine max cultivar Williams 82 chromosome 4, Glycine_max_v4.0, whole genome shotgun sequence DNA segment encodes these proteins:
- the LOC100814677 gene encoding uncharacterized protein LOC100814677 (The RefSeq protein has 2 substitutions compared to this genomic sequence): MLRRNIRLRREYLYRKSLEGKERLLYEKKRKIREALQEGKPIPTELRNEEAALRRAIDLEDENTAVPRTHIDDEYAYAAEKDPKILLTTSRDPSAPLQQFVKELSFVFPNAQRMNRGGQVISEIIESCRAHDYTDVVLVHEHRGVPDGLIVCHLPFGPTAYFGLLNVVTRHEIKDKKAIGTIPEAYPHLILNNFSTKLGDRTANIMKHLFPVPKLDTKRIVMFANQSGYISFRHHIYEKNGSPKSIELKEIGPRFELRLYQIKLGTVDQAEAQIEWIIRPYMNTTKKRKFLSN; this comes from the exons ATGCTGCGTAGAAACATCCGTTTGAGGAGAGAGTATTTGTACCGAAAGAGCTTAGAAGGCAAAGAACGTTTGCTCTACGAAAAGAAGCGCAAAATCAGAGAAGCTCTTCAAG AAGGGAAGCCCATACCCACTGAACTCAGAAACGAGGAAGCTGCTCTTCGCCGCGCAATCGACCTCGAAGATGAAAACACCGCTG TTCCGAGAACGCACATTGACGATGAGTATGCTTATGCTGCGGAAAAGGATCCTAAAATCTTGCTGACTACTTCCAGGGATCCGAGTGCTCCTCTTCAACAGTTTGTTAAG GAGTTGAGTTTTGTGTTTCCCAATGCACAGAGAATGAATCGGGGTGGTCAG GTTATCTCAGAGATCATAGAATCTTGTCGTGCACATGACTATACAGATGTTGTTTTGGTCCATGAACATCGTGGTGTGCCAGATGGTTTAATTGTTTGCCATCTACCATTTGGTCCAACTGCATATTTTGGATTACTCAACGTG GTTACAAGGCATGAAATTAAagacaagaaagccattggaacAATGCCTGAGGCTTATCCACATCTGATTCTCAATAATTTCTCAACTAAG TTAGGTGACAGAACCGCAAACATTATGAAGCATCTTTTTCCAGTGCCAAAACTAGACACAAAACGTATTGTCATGTTTGCCAACCAGTCTGACTATATCTCATTCAG GCATCATATTTATGAAAAGAATGGGAGCCCTAAATCTATAGAACTGAAGGAAATTGGTCCACGGTTTGAGTTACGGCTTTATCAG ATAAAGTTGGGAACGGTGGATCAAGCTGAAGCTCAAATAGAATGGATCATCAGACCTTACATGAACACCACTAAAAAGCGGAAGTTCCTCAGTAATTGA